CCGGAGAGGCGCCACCGCACCATGCTGAAGAGTCTTGTCGCCCTGACCACCGCCTACGCCCTCGGTGCGTCCGCGCCCGTGGCTCTGGCAGATCCGCTCGGCGGTGAGCCACTACCGGACGGCGTCCACGCCGAATCCGCGGCTGCTCCGGTGGCTGATAGCGGTGCTGTCGCCTCCGGCGAGCCGGGCACCCTGCGCACACGGGACGGTTGGATTCTGGCGGTCGCGGCCAAGGACGAGATCCAGTTGCCCGTCGCCCCGTTGACCACCGCGTTGTCTTCGCGTGAGTACTTGGTCAGCGGTACCTTCCTGGGAACTATCCAGGGGGCCGGCACGACCAAACTGACGGACGGCGTGCTGGAGGCTGGGTACCAAATCGGTTGTGGCATAAGCGCTGCCGAGGTAGACCTGAGATTCGGCGGCGGCATCACGCCGCAGATCAGTCCGGCGGGAGCGCCGAGCGTTGCAGGCAACGTTTTCGCCCAGATCCGTCCCACCCTCAAGCCGGGCACCGCGACCATCATCCCGGTCACCAAGATGGCGTTCGAGGGAGACTCCGCCCGCGTCTCGATCACTGCGTTCCGCATCAAGATCGACAGCTGCGTGGGTCAGTCCTTTATCCGCTCCTACGCGATCCTCACCAGCTCGACCGACGACACGCAGGATGTGGTCACCTACATGGGCGTCACCAAGGCCGTCTGAGGCGACAACCCGCCAAATACACACTCGCTCAACCTTATCCAGATCTGAGAGGCTTCGATGACGATGTACAAGACCCTTGCCGCCGTGACCGCTGCGTGTACGTTCGCGGGGGCGGCACCGCTGGCGGCGGCCGAGCCGGTTCCCTCCCCGCTGCCATTGCCGGCCACGGCAGAGAACCAGCCGCCC
The nucleotide sequence above comes from Mycobacteroides saopaulense. Encoded proteins:
- a CDS encoding MspA family porin produces the protein MLKSLVALTTAYALGASAPVALADPLGGEPLPDGVHAESAAAPVADSGAVASGEPGTLRTRDGWILAVAAKDEIQLPVAPLTTALSSREYLVSGTFLGTIQGAGTTKLTDGVLEAGYQIGCGISAAEVDLRFGGGITPQISPAGAPSVAGNVFAQIRPTLKPGTATIIPVTKMAFEGDSARVSITAFRIKIDSCVGQSFIRSYAILTSSTDDTQDVVTYMGVTKAV